ACGCAATTCTTAAAGCTTATGGAATTGTTGTAAAAGAAGATAAAATAATAGTAGAGAAATCCAATATAATACTGGATATGACAAAGAAGATAATGGAGAAATCACAGGATGCTTTTAAATCGCAATTAATAGAAAATATATTGGAGGAAATTTTAAAAAGATCCTGAATTGTTAGAAAAATTTAGAAATGAAATAAACAAATAAATATTCAGTAATATTTTAGCTCCTATTATTAATAGACTAAGACAACACATATCTATTAATGAATAGATTTATTGCAATAATGGTGTATTCCTTTAAAAACACAGAAAAACCAATGGTAATCATATATCTATGACATAGAAAAATACCTTAAAGCCTGACACAGATGCTTTAGATAAACAAAAACACAGTATAAAAAGAGAGATTCTAATGTAATTTCAAAAATAAAAATATCAAGTATATGATTCTATAAATATGACCATACTATTAGAAATAGCCTTCTCCACATTATTACCAGTGATGGTCAATTTATATTATTTCCCGAAAATGAATATACCTTTTTAATTTATCAATTATATTTATACGACAATATGCTAATCCGCATAGCATCTTTGATCCAGGGCATTTTATGCATAATTCCTGAGGTATTTTTATTATTTTATCCTCCATATATTTCCATGTGAAATGGGGCTGTATATAATAATTGCTATATTATTATTCTTGCAGTAATCATAAAGCCCTGACCTTTCTATATCCCTTGCAATTATACTATACTCAACCTGATCAAATGTAATTTCATATTTTTCGTAGAACTCTGTGCATTTTCAGCTTACTTTGCAGAGAAATTGTTAATACCTATATTCTTAATTTTGCCCTCGTCCATTAATTCCTCCGTTGCCTTCATTGTTTCTCCAATGAGTACATCTGGATTTGGCCAGTTAAACTGGTAAAGATCTAAATAATCGATACCCAGCTTGTTTAAGCTAGCTTCGCGCGCTTTCATCAAATCATCGTAGCGGAAATGGTTTGCCCATACCTTGCCTGCTATAAAAAGATCATCCCTTTTATAATCTCTTATTGCTTCCCTATTATTGGCTCTGTGCCATATATTTCAGCTTTATCAATAAAATTCACTCACCGGGGTCTAACATATTTGTTTCTAATACATCCGAAAGCAATAAAAATCATATTTTACGTTATTCGTATATATATTTCCTTGTCTCATGCTTTTTATTTGAATTGTTATTATTACTAACAGATATTATTTCATATAAATCGCAATCAGTATAATTTAAAATATTATTTAAATTTAGTGTGTCTTTTACAGATATAATTATAGAAATTCCTTCCATTAAATGTTTATCTTTTATAAAATAATAAATTTTTTTATTATTTTTATATGGTATTTAAAAGAAATGATATATACAAAAATATTTTTGTTGAAAGTTTTTTAGAAATAAATTTACCAAATAATACTAAAATAAACGCACCTGAAAGATAAATACTTTTTCTCATTGTTACAAACTTAAAGAATAATTTAATATCGTTTATATTAATTTCATATTCGTTTAATAAATATAATTGTGATTTCCGAGCTGATATTGTAAGTTTGAGATAATCACATAATGGTTGTTTATTATCATAGAAATTATATAAATTATTCTTAATACAAAATTCATTAAATATATATACAATAGCATTTAAAGTTTCTTTGGCAATAGTAAAATTTTTATTTTTGAAGTTTTTTATTTCTAAATCACAAGAGGTGTTGGACCATGAATTATGGATAAACCAAATTGATAAGGGTTTATCATATATCAAAATTTCTTTTGAGGTATCTGATTTGCCTGAAAGACAAAAAAAGAAACACATATCATGTGCTATTCTTATATTTTCCAAAATGTCTAAGCAATCATTAAAATATGATTTTCTTATTGTAATAGCTGACATATTGAAGGCTATTAATTTTTTACTTATAAGATAATTGATGGTTTTAATATTGTTCAATTCGATTAATTTTAGAAATATTTTTTTATTTTTCTTGTTTTCACTATAATCTATTTCAAATAATCTATTATTGGTTTTAATAAAATTATTATGATAATAAACAAGATTTGGATTACTAATAAAAATATCATAAACTTCCCTTAATTTATTTGGAAAAAATAAATCATCGTCTTCTAAAAATGATACTATTTCACCTTTTGACACATAAAGCGCTTCAGATATTTTTCCGCCCAGTGATTTGTTTTCACTTATTATTCCTTTAATATTATTTTCTTTAATGAAATTATCTATCGTATCATCCTGAAAATTTTTGATGACAATAATTTCATAATATTCTCTGTCTAATGTTTGATTCAATGCACTTTTTATGGCATCCAATAAAAATTCCTTTCTGTTGTATGCAATTATTATGACGCTTATGTATGGTAATTTTTCATTCTCCATTTAAATAGTTATATATTTTATACATATAAAATTTATTACTAGATACACATCACAAATTGAAAGGTAAGATGGGTATTACAATGTTATAAATTTTATAACATAAAAATTATTGAAATCATTGCTTATTTAAGAACATTCATTAAGATTCTACAGTGTCTTTCCCAAGTATATTCTCTGGTTATATTTAATAAGTTGTTCTGTAGTTTTTCATAATTGATTTCATTATTATTTTCCAATATAAAATTGGATATTTTGTTAATATCATTTTTATCTACAATATACCCACCACCATATTTTGTAATTATATCAGAAATTCCCAATGTGGAATCTATAATCACAGGTGTAAGATGCGAGATAGCGAATACTGTAGCGGTTCCCAGACCGTACTCCTTGGTACCACCAAATCTAATTACAAATTTTGAAGAAGCATATAATTCATCAAGTTCTTCATCAGGCATATTATCATTTATGATAACTTTTTCCTGTAAATTTCTTTTATATACATTATTTTTAAAATCTTCAAATTCAGATTTTAGATTCCATCTTCCAATAAAATAAAGTTTAAAATCAGGTATAGCTTCGATAATATCTAAATAAGTATCGGGTGATCTGTCCTTGCCCCAAGTAGACGTTGCAAGGATTATATTATCCCTTTCATGAAAGTTTTTAGTTTTTTGTAATGTCATTCCTACTAAATCTGGTTCACATTTAAATCCATATATAGATGTTACATTATTGGCAATTTTCTCGGTTACAGCAAAAATTTTATCTGCATTTTTTAAAACGTCTCTCTCCATTTTAGTAGCTATTTTACCTAATACAGGAACATTATACTTACCATTAACATGTTCGTGCATCATTACAGAGTATGGAATTCCCAGCTTTCTCTTAATTTTTAGACCAGCCAATCCAGCCCACTGGTCGTGACATATTATATAATCCGCGTCCCCCTTTTTAACAGATCTTGCAAATTTATTTATAAGGTTATAATCAACTGTGCCTTCTCCTCTTCTATCAAGCATAAATAGGCCTGTTATAAATGAGTATATGAGTTTCGGTTTATAGTTTTCACCTGAAAATATTTCATAATCTATATCCTCAAGTTTATTTAAAAGATTCCTGCCACTTTCCGTTGCTCTCAAAAAAACAAGTTTGACTTTATACCCCATTTTAGTTAATTGTTTTGCCTCAGCTATTGCTATTTTCTGTGCTCCTGCAGTCCATAGAATTCTAACCAAAATTATTATCTTCATTTTGGTGTGTATAAATATTTAATATAAAATTTTATGCATTTCGTTATTGGCTGTGTACATAATTCTGTGTAAATATAAACCCCGGTTATTAATGCAAGGATCATTAAGGAACATATGAAAGAGTCCCTTTTGAGTAAGAAGACAGTAAAACAGTGAACACAACCATACGAAATTACACTTTATACGTGTCTTACAATTATATTAAAATTTGATGACTTCATAGGCGGTGTTTTCAAGGATTTCGCAATTATCTGACATGAGGCGCCACTCCATCCCTATGTGGTTGAATTCATCCACTGTCTGAATCACTATTACATCTCCTGGAGATAATTTTACATTCATCAACTTTCCCTTATTGCATAGATGATTCTTATTGTTGAAATAACTATCCGTATAGAAGTAAAACAAAGTTCCGTGAATGACCTCAATTTCATTCTTATCAATGCAGGTATGGAGGCGTGCCATAAATGAGAAAACCTGGGAATTTTTATTTTCTGGTAGGTACAGCATTATAACGAACAAATACATATAGGAATTATTAACCGGAAGCAGTGTTCAGCCTGTCAGTTAAAGGTGTATTGTTAAAGTTCCCAAAAGTATACGTAAATAGCCCATTGAAGTAAGAAAACAATGAGCAAAATATATTCAATCGTTGAAAAGATAGACAAAAGACTCGGAATTAATATACCTCTTAAAAATCTGTGGAAACTGACAGTTTCGCACAAAAATCTGTTATTTAGCATATTATAACAACATCATAAAAATAAATGTGGTATCGTTTAATCTTATTCATTCAAATTTTATTTTTTCTATAGGTGTCCAACACAAAGTATGAAAGCACAGCTAAATAAATTATTATGCCTATATAAAATACATCCATTATTACTTTTCCCTTAGTTATTATCTTAATATCATTTAATGAAGCTATACTTTTATTTATGATAAAGATGCTGTTTCCATAAATTCCGGGTATGGAACTATAAAGTTTCCCCCCGTAACTCGCCCTATATTCCCTTAAGCTCGGGTATATTGAGACTATAATAGATGTATTTTTGTTATTTAATAAAGATGTGTTTTTAATCAAAATTAAGGCTGCAACTTTGGTATAGCCTTTCAAATATAATCCTTTGCTAAAATTAAACTTTACCCATTGGTAATTATTCATTGTACTATTTTCCATATAGATAAGGGCACTTCCATTGTTTCCATTCAATAAAGTATTATTCAATGTCACAAAGTTGCCAAAGGGCAATGTTGAATTTTCACTTATGTGCGGATATGGTATATATCTGCAACTTAAATTATTGATATAAAATGTGCCATTGGTAGAGTCGTATAGCCTAAAGTCAACATATTTTTCTATGGCGGGAAATGTATAGGAGAAAGTGTATTTTTTATATGAATTGGAGACATTGAAATTATACCCTGAATATACATTATCGGTATATATATTGCTTCTCGGTTCTCCCATGAATAGTACCGAACCAGTGCCATTGACAGATGCTTTAGCATAAAATGTAAGCTTTAATGAAACCACTGTTGAGTTGATGGAGTTGCTATTTACATAAAATCCTCCTGCACCACCATCAAATGAACCATTATACGAAACACTAACACCGTTACTATACGCATTGCCTGTAATTTTTATTGTTCGATTATAATAAGAATAGTATGCTTCATTATTTACCCATAACGTCAAAGTGAAATTGTCGGGCAATCCAGTAGCATAATTGTGTCCAGCACCTGAGATAGTTTTATTGGAACTTAAGTTGAAATAGGGGGACTCGGTTGAACCTACTAAGGTAGATAGATATCCGGGTGTGTCTATGGAAATATCTTTGCTATTATTGTCAAAATTCACAGGTAATCCATATTTATTGTCATAGGTGATTGCAACATTATAGCCCAAGGTCTTGAATAAATATGGGAGTGAAACTTCATAGATATTATTTCCTTCATAGTTTAACAGCAGGTTAGACGTATAAATTGAAGTAAAGTTATCTACCTCAAATATGTCTACTTGATATTTATTATATATCTCCTTCAATCCGGTGGTATTCTGTAGAAAACTCTGTGCTTGTGTAAAACTCTTAAAACCCGCGTTAGAAAATGTATATTCAAATATTGCCCCTGGATTCTTCTGTATGTCCTGATTTGAAATCACAACGTATTTTACACCAGAATATAATAAATTATAATATAAATCTACACTCAAATTATTTGATGTAATATAATCCAAGTTAGGTATGGATGCTTCTGGGTGTGGTGGTGCATATACCCTATTACTAAATGCAGGACCACCAATCCATAGTATGTTGAAATTGCTCTTCTGCGATGAAATAAAATCATAGGCATGGATAACACTGCTATTGATGTTTAATGGCGTATATCCACCTATATTGGCAACATGATTTCCATATGCAGTATCAGGAGCTCTTGCCGGATAAAATGTACCGTCGAATGCCTGCCAGCCAGAAAATATAACAATAAACATTATAAATATTATCACAAATACCTGAAATTTATTATTTTTAAAATATTTTTTATTTTTAATGTTTTCGATATAATTTTTTATAATTGATATGTTTATATTGAATTTATCCTTATCTGATTTTATATCTACATGAAAATGCATATTCATTAAATTTACAAGAGACATTGAAAATAATATATAGTACATTGATGCAATAACGTTAATTACGTGCCCGGGAAGAGACAGCGTTGTTCCTATTGAGCCTCCAATCAGTGGAATTTTACTTATATGCAACTCTAAGTAAAATAAAGGCTTTATATAATAAACAAGTGACATTGTATAGAATATTATAAATAATATTATAACTGGGAATACAATTTTTCTAGTTTTCCTGAAAACGATTGAAATTAATGATATAACAGGAACCATTATTACTGTTAATAGCCATATATATGTTATAAAGCCATCTGGCAATAACAGCTGCGATGGATACATTAAAGATTTCACTGAACTTATTTTGTTGCCATAGAATAATATATTTGGTGGTGCATAAACGATTGTTGACCATAAATGCCCTATTAATATCAACGGGTATAATGGCTTTATGTTTCCGCTGAAGAAAGATATCGTTCCATAGCTGTAAACTCTTAATGCACCAACAGCCGTTATCGTAGATCCAGAACTGGATGTCAACACAAGCCCGAGTATAACAAAAGCCACCGGAATTATTGTGGATATTATTGTTAATATAGCATATTTGAATCTATATATAAAATCTCTATTGATTAAACCTGCTATTATGCTGCCGATTATTATAGAAATAAAATAAAATGTAGTGTAATCCGGTTCTACAAGTATAGATATAGTTAATAATATGGTTGATACTAAAAATGCCATTTTCATATTTTTCCATGAGATAAAAGCTAATAGTATAATTGCTATAAATATTATATTTAAGTTGTCTGAATATGAACCACCATCGTTAATGAGGTTTAGTGAGGTAAAGTTTGAGAATATAAATAATACAATAATGAATTTTACCGCTATTATTTCATATTTATTTTTGGTTTGTAAAAATTTTGATGTTATCATCGTGGCAAAAATATAAGCAAAAAAAAGATATAAAACAAAGGTGTAATATATAAATACCCTTTCAGTTATCATAACACTATTTGTGAATAAAGTTATGACATAATATGGCCAATCTATTATCAACCTTGAAAAACTAAAACCACTTAACGAATTAAATGATAATATACCAACTGTGTAAATATAATTTGATAATGGCCATGCTTGATCGGCATAGAAATAATAGCCTGATTCAAACAAAAACCCCCTTAAAGCAATTAAAGGTATAATTAAAATCAATATCATATCTATGTAATGTTTTTTTAAACTGTGTTTT
This genomic stretch from Thermoplasma volcanium GSS1 harbors:
- a CDS encoding aldo/keto reductase — encoded protein: MTFDQVEYSIIARDIERSGLYDYCKNNNIAIIIYSPISHGNIWRIK
- a CDS encoding aldo/keto reductase; translation: MWHRANNREAIRDYKRDDLFIAGKVWANHFRYDDLMKAREASLNKLGIDYLDLYQFNWPNPDVLIGETMKATEELMDEGKIKNIGINNFSAK
- a CDS encoding glycosyltransferase family 2 protein, with protein sequence MENEKLPYISVIIIAYNRKEFLLDAIKSALNQTLDREYYEIIVIKNFQDDTIDNFIKENNIKGIISENKSLGGKISEALYVSKGEIVSFLEDDDLFFPNKLREVYDIFISNPNLVYYHNNFIKTNNRLFEIDYSENKKNKKIFLKLIELNNIKTINYLISKKLIAFNMSAITIRKSYFNDCLDILENIRIAHDMCFFFCLSGKSDTSKEILIYDKPLSIWFIHNSWSNTSCDLEIKNFKNKNFTIAKETLNAIVYIFNEFCIKNNLYNFYDNKQPLCDYLKLTISARKSQLYLLNEYEININDIKLFFKFVTMRKSIYLSGAFILVLFGKFISKKLSTKIFLYISFLLNTI
- a CDS encoding glycosyltransferase family 4 protein; this translates as MKIIILVRILWTAGAQKIAIAEAKQLTKMGYKVKLVFLRATESGRNLLNKLEDIDYEIFSGENYKPKLIYSFITGLFMLDRRGEGTVDYNLINKFARSVKKGDADYIICHDQWAGLAGLKIKRKLGIPYSVMMHEHVNGKYNVPVLGKIATKMERDVLKNADKIFAVTEKIANNVTSIYGFKCEPDLVGMTLQKTKNFHERDNIILATSTWGKDRSPDTYLDIIEAIPDFKLYFIGRWNLKSEFEDFKNNVYKRNLQEKVIINDNMPDEELDELYASSKFVIRFGGTKEYGLGTATVFAISHLTPVIIDSTLGISDIITKYGGGYIVDKNDINKISNFILENNNEINYEKLQNNLLNITREYTWERHCRILMNVLK